In Methanobacteriales archaeon HGW-Methanobacteriales-1, one DNA window encodes the following:
- a CDS encoding digeranylgeranylglycerophospholipid reductase has translation MNYDVIVVGGRVSGSIASMYASKNGANVLMIEKHQEIGTPVQCAGGVSDSFFKKIDISPSSEYTLARVKGATIYSPDGNSVTSKNKILKGRILERKNFDKNLAIQSANAGTEIMLKTTVKGLITENGQVKGVVAKHLGKTWEIPAKIVIAADGIESNMAQFYGLKNRFKPKDICSCAQFEMVGLDVDPEMMKFYFGQKIAPGGYAWIFPKGDNRANVGLGIRSSQGTAYHYLQKFAENLGGKKVEFNVGAVPIGGPIQKTYGNGLIVVGDAAGQVDPVTGGGIHVSAECAKIAGIVAAEAVQKEDYTEKSLKNYEKIWKKQVGKNLEKALRFRKIFDKLNDEDINNLLKSAKNNDIDSISKLSILKLLKGYPELLKLLRTIL, from the coding sequence ATGAATTACGATGTAATTGTAGTTGGAGGCCGTGTTTCTGGATCTATAGCCTCAATGTATGCATCAAAAAATGGTGCAAATGTTTTAATGATTGAAAAACATCAAGAAATTGGAACTCCGGTCCAATGTGCCGGTGGAGTTAGTGATTCTTTTTTTAAAAAAATAGATATTTCACCATCCTCAGAATACACCCTTGCTAGAGTCAAAGGAGCGACAATATACTCCCCTGACGGAAATAGTGTAACTTCAAAAAATAAAATCTTAAAAGGCCGCATTTTAGAGAGAAAAAATTTCGATAAAAATTTAGCCATACAATCAGCAAATGCCGGAACTGAAATAATGCTGAAAACCACCGTGAAGGGATTAATTACAGAAAATGGTCAAGTGAAAGGTGTTGTAGCTAAACACTTGGGAAAAACTTGGGAAATACCTGCCAAAATAGTTATTGCCGCGGATGGAATTGAATCAAATATGGCTCAATTTTATGGATTAAAAAATCGGTTTAAACCTAAAGATATCTGTTCATGTGCTCAATTTGAAATGGTGGGCTTAGATGTTGACCCGGAAATGATGAAATTCTATTTTGGCCAGAAAATAGCACCCGGAGGCTATGCTTGGATATTTCCCAAAGGAGATAATCGAGCCAATGTAGGACTGGGTATTAGAAGTTCCCAAGGTACTGCCTACCACTATCTCCAAAAATTTGCAGAAAATTTAGGTGGTAAAAAAGTTGAATTCAATGTGGGTGCGGTCCCTATAGGTGGACCGATTCAAAAAACCTATGGAAATGGTCTAATAGTTGTGGGAGATGCTGCTGGACAGGTTGATCCTGTAACAGGTGGTGGAATTCATGTTTCTGCAGAATGTGCTAAAATAGCAGGTATAGTGGCTGCAGAAGCTGTTCAAAAAGAGGATTACACTGAAAAATCCTTGAAAAATTACGAAAAAATTTGGAAAAAACAAGTGGGTAAAAATTTAGAAAAAGCGCTGCGATTTAGAAAAATTTTTGATAAGCTCAATGATGAAGATATAAATAACCTACTAAAATCTGCCAAAAATAATGATATTGATTCAATTTCCAAATTATCCATTTTAAAGCTATTAAAAGGCTATCCAGAACTTTTAAAACTTCTTAGAACAATTTTATAG
- a CDS encoding cysteine methyltransferase, whose protein sequence is MKNKIKISSGKYKEFYFAVACCDNNLISSSLGRYSKEEALKDLNEFVDEKYPSYIKLDNEEDSKNSPELIKKIGKYYYGENSKNKELKFNEKENFDIKVLKEVSKIPYGEFRTYKEIGDRIGTKGYRAVGNALNKNPLPLFIPCHRVIKSDMSIGGFRGGLEMKKELLKREGIQFKGNKVIKNKK, encoded by the coding sequence ATGAAAAATAAGATTAAAATTAGTTCCGGAAAATATAAAGAATTTTATTTTGCAGTTGCTTGCTGTGATAATAATTTAATATCAAGTAGTTTAGGAAGATATAGTAAAGAAGAAGCTTTAAAAGACCTTAATGAATTTGTTGATGAGAAATATCCTTCCTATATCAAATTAGATAATGAAGAAGATTCTAAAAATAGTCCGGAATTAATTAAAAAAATTGGAAAATACTATTACGGAGAAAATAGTAAAAATAAAGAATTAAAATTTAATGAAAAAGAAAATTTTGATATTAAAGTTCTAAAAGAAGTTTCTAAAATCCCATACGGTGAATTTAGAACTTATAAAGAAATTGGTGACCGAATAGGAACAAAAGGTTATCGTGCTGTTGGAAATGCATTAAATAAAAATCCGCTTCCACTATTTATACCCTGCCATCGTGTCATAAAATCAGACATGAGTATTGGAGGATTTCGTGGTGGATTAGAGATGAAAAAAGAACTATTAAAAAGAGAGGGAATTCAATTTAAGGGGAATAAAGTAATTAAAAATAAAAAATAA
- a CDS encoding ferredoxin: MKTLMVVDPQSCSECYDCINACKKTHGVARAKKSSSVPVFCLQCHPDKAPCARICPTGAIKEVNGSLKVDEDSCILCRLCMIACPIGILVIDDEKKSAQKCTLCMDADTILPACVEACKDNVLKIFSVEDLEDLKTDPEFTDVLEEALKIYKTKI; this comes from the coding sequence ATGAAGACCCTGATGGTTGTTGATCCCCAAAGTTGCAGTGAATGCTATGACTGTATTAATGCATGTAAAAAAACTCATGGGGTGGCTAGGGCCAAAAAAAGCAGTTCTGTACCTGTTTTTTGTTTGCAGTGCCATCCTGATAAGGCACCATGTGCAAGAATTTGCCCTACTGGAGCTATAAAAGAAGTAAATGGATCTTTGAAGGTTGATGAGGATTCCTGTATTTTATGCAGGCTCTGCATGATTGCCTGCCCTATTGGTATTTTGGTAATTGATGATGAAAAAAAATCCGCTCAAAAGTGTACTCTTTGTATGGATGCAGACACGATTCTTCCTGCTTGTGTGGAAGCATGTAAAGATAATGTTTTAAAGATATTCTCTGTAGAAGATCTGGAAGACCTTAAAACAGATCCTGAGTTCACTGATGTGCTGGAAGAGGCCCTTAAAATCTATAAAACAAAAATCTAA
- a CDS encoding acetyl-CoA synthase subunit gamma, producing MSVTAMDIYRLLPKTNCAKCGEASCMAFATKLSEKETDLELCTQLAANEMEALENLLAPAVREVIIGKGDKAIAIGGDEVLYRYELTYYNPTALVIDVNDEMEAAEFEERVKTIENTEFERTGELLTLDAIALRNKSGDADKFAAAASKLKESKYPLVLCSLDPLAMKKALEVVGDENPLIYGVTENNFEDMADLAVEYQCPVTLFVPGDLEKMKELSHTLRAKGLKDIVLDPGTFVGEAIGDTLDNFVMIRRLAVEERDEDFRFPILGIPALLRLNNDEDEVTKSIKEATIASTLMNKYADMLILNGSEIWEIIPVLTLRQSLYTDPRKPQAVDDGLYEFGELDENSPVLLTTNFALTYYTVEGDLKSGKASTYLLVLDTVGRAVDVSLAGGQLNGKAVADLIKETGIEDKVKTRKMIIPGLAAPVSGEIEDDSGWEVVVGPRDSSAVPDYLTKKL from the coding sequence ATGAGTGTTACTGCAATGGATATTTACAGATTACTTCCAAAAACCAACTGTGCTAAATGTGGAGAAGCATCATGCATGGCATTTGCCACTAAATTGTCTGAGAAGGAAACTGACCTGGAATTATGTACTCAACTTGCTGCCAATGAAATGGAAGCACTGGAGAACTTACTTGCTCCTGCAGTTAGGGAGGTCATTATAGGCAAAGGAGACAAGGCCATAGCTATTGGTGGGGACGAAGTACTTTACCGATATGAACTTACTTATTACAACCCAACTGCGCTAGTTATCGATGTCAATGATGAGATGGAAGCTGCAGAATTTGAAGAAAGGGTTAAAACTATTGAAAATACTGAATTTGAGAGAACAGGAGAACTATTAACTCTCGATGCTATAGCTCTTAGAAATAAATCTGGTGATGCAGATAAATTTGCTGCTGCGGCTTCAAAACTAAAAGAATCAAAATATCCTTTAGTATTATGTTCTTTGGATCCATTAGCAATGAAAAAGGCTCTGGAAGTGGTAGGGGATGAAAACCCACTTATATATGGAGTTACTGAAAATAATTTCGAAGATATGGCTGATTTAGCTGTGGAATACCAGTGTCCGGTGACATTATTTGTACCTGGAGATCTGGAAAAGATGAAAGAACTTTCTCATACACTTAGGGCCAAGGGACTGAAAGACATAGTCTTAGATCCAGGAACATTTGTGGGGGAAGCTATTGGTGATACTCTAGATAACTTTGTCATGATTAGGAGACTTGCTGTGGAAGAACGAGATGAAGACTTCCGTTTCCCTATTTTAGGAATTCCTGCTCTTTTAAGATTAAATAATGATGAAGATGAAGTAACTAAAAGCATAAAAGAAGCCACAATTGCTTCTACATTAATGAACAAATATGCCGACATGCTTATATTAAATGGATCGGAAATATGGGAAATTATACCTGTTTTAACTTTAAGACAGAGTTTATACACTGATCCAAGAAAACCACAAGCTGTTGATGATGGGTTATATGAATTTGGTGAACTTGATGAGAATTCACCCGTGCTTCTCACCACTAATTTTGCATTGACATATTACACGGTTGAAGGGGATTTAAAATCTGGAAAAGCAAGCACTTATCTCCTGGTTCTTGATACTGTGGGTCGAGCAGTTGATGTGTCCCTAGCAGGCGGTCAATTAAACGGAAAAGCAGTAGCTGATTTAATTAAAGAAACCGGAATTGAAGATAAGGTTAAAACCAGAAAAATGATTATTCCTGGTTTAGCAGCCCCTGTAAGTGGAGAAATAGAGGATGATAGTGGATGGGAAGTTGTTGTAGGACCAAGAGATTCTTCTGCCGTTCCAGATTATCTAACAAAAAAACTTTAA
- the cdhD gene encoding CO dehydrogenase/acetyl-CoA synthase subunit delta — translation MDKMTQLLKLLENTKSIEINEFRMDFDELELHLMPAIQQAVQKAVTTEKAIATEIMAMEEFKPPIHDYPGKVAEVQLGKGSRKPVYLGGQQALYRFEEPQPNPPVVTFDVFDIPMPGLPRPIREHFSDVMESPGEWAKKAVKEFGANMVTMHLIGTGPKVMDKTPREGAQAVEEVLQAVDVPLVIGASGDPVKDPLVLEAAAEAAQGERCLLASANLDLDYKKVAKAAVDNDHAVLSWSITDVNMQKTLNRYLLKEGLTHNDIVMDPTTCALGYGIEFSIDIMTRTRLAALKGDTDLQMPMSSGTTNAWGSREAWMKKEEWGPTDYRGPIWEIVTGLTMMLNGVDIFMMLHPTSVKLLREIGDTFVKDYMTTELPEISDWITQLG, via the coding sequence ATGGATAAAATGACGCAACTTCTTAAACTGCTTGAAAATACAAAATCTATAGAAATAAACGAATTTAGAATGGATTTTGATGAGCTTGAGCTACATCTAATGCCAGCCATCCAGCAAGCTGTTCAGAAGGCAGTAACAACAGAAAAAGCTATTGCAACCGAAATAATGGCCATGGAAGAATTTAAACCACCTATACATGACTACCCTGGAAAGGTGGCAGAAGTTCAATTAGGAAAAGGCAGTAGGAAGCCAGTTTATCTGGGAGGCCAACAGGCACTTTACAGATTTGAAGAACCGCAGCCTAATCCTCCAGTAGTAACATTTGATGTTTTCGATATTCCTATGCCGGGTCTTCCAAGGCCTATAAGGGAACATTTCAGTGATGTAATGGAAAGTCCCGGCGAATGGGCCAAAAAAGCAGTAAAAGAATTTGGTGCAAACATGGTCACCATGCACCTGATTGGGACCGGTCCTAAAGTTATGGACAAAACTCCTCGGGAAGGAGCTCAAGCTGTAGAAGAAGTTTTACAAGCAGTGGATGTGCCTCTGGTTATCGGGGCTTCTGGAGATCCTGTAAAAGATCCTTTAGTTCTGGAAGCCGCTGCTGAAGCGGCCCAGGGCGAGCGATGTCTTTTAGCATCAGCAAATCTTGATCTGGATTACAAAAAAGTAGCTAAAGCTGCTGTAGATAATGATCACGCGGTTTTGTCTTGGTCAATAACTGATGTGAATATGCAAAAAACACTTAATCGTTACCTCCTGAAAGAAGGTTTAACTCATAACGACATTGTTATGGATCCAACTACTTGTGCTCTGGGTTACGGTATTGAGTTTTCCATTGATATAATGACCAGAACCAGATTAGCCGCTCTTAAAGGAGACACTGACTTGCAAATGCCAATGTCTTCTGGTACCACCAATGCATGGGGTTCCAGAGAAGCTTGGATGAAAAAAGAAGAATGGGGACCAACTGATTACCGGGGACCAATCTGGGAAATTGTAACCGGACTCACTATGATGCTCAATGGTGTCGATATCTTTATGATGCTCCACCCGACTTCTGTTAAACTCTTAAGAGAAATTGGAGACACTTTTGTAAAAGATTACATGACCACTGAGCTCCCTGAAATTAGTGACTGGATAACTCAGCTGGGCTAA
- a CDS encoding ATP-binding protein: MIIAVSGKGGTGKTLVSSTLVNLLSKTGKDILAIDADPDSNLPEALGIEVLKTVGDVREELKKDTASGNIPSGANKWDILDYKIMESVVETREFDLLVMGRPEGSGCYCAVNNMLRKIIETLSSNYDIIVIDTEAGLEHLSRRTTQNVDVMLVVTDPSHRGILTAQRIGELAQELEINFKELFLILNRVKVENEENLRKKAAETGLELGGLIYEDPVVSEYDMDGRPLIELPEDSEPVKELTKIVEKVLKFQ; the protein is encoded by the coding sequence TTGATAATTGCAGTAAGTGGAAAAGGCGGAACTGGAAAAACATTGGTTTCATCTACCCTGGTGAATCTATTATCCAAAACAGGAAAAGATATTCTGGCCATTGACGCGGATCCGGACTCTAATCTCCCAGAAGCTTTAGGAATTGAAGTTCTTAAAACTGTAGGTGATGTAAGAGAAGAGTTGAAAAAAGATACTGCTTCAGGAAATATACCTTCCGGGGCCAATAAGTGGGATATTTTAGACTACAAAATAATGGAATCTGTGGTTGAAACTCGTGAATTTGATTTACTGGTCATGGGACGTCCGGAAGGAAGTGGATGTTATTGTGCAGTTAACAACATGCTCAGAAAAATTATTGAAACTCTTTCTTCCAATTATGACATTATAGTTATAGATACTGAAGCTGGTTTGGAACATTTGAGTCGTAGAACAACTCAAAATGTAGATGTTATGCTGGTAGTTACTGATCCTTCTCACCGGGGAATTTTAACCGCCCAAAGAATTGGAGAGTTAGCTCAGGAGCTGGAAATTAACTTTAAAGAACTTTTCCTTATTTTAAATCGGGTTAAAGTAGAAAATGAAGAAAATCTTCGTAAAAAGGCTGCAGAAACTGGTTTAGAATTGGGCGGATTGATTTATGAAGATCCTGTAGTTTCTGAGTACGATATGGATGGAAGACCTTTAATAGAATTGCCAGAGGATTCTGAACCGGTAAAAGAACTTACTAAAATTGTGGAAAAAGTTTTGAAGTTCCAATAA
- the cdhC gene encoding CO dehydrogenase/CO-methylating acetyl-CoA synthase complex subunit beta encodes MFEDIPVDVSPMYEGERIRAANMFVELAGPKSIGAELVQVQESVEDGKVSVIGPEISEMTQGEIYPFGLKIDIQGEKLEKELESVIERRVHELCNYVKGFMHLNQRDQIWCRISTEALEAGFKLEHLAKALSVLFKEEFPIIESIAITVLTQEAEVSDFLEMAKEQYTIRDERARELSDEDVDVFYGCLMCQSFAPSHMCVVTPDRTALCGAINWFDCRAAAKIDPEGPIFEIEKGEVLDAEKGEYVNVNAAIAEKSQGMTDRVYIHSVFGYPHTSCGCFEAVAFYIPELDGIGLVNRDFKGETPLGIPFSAMAGQCSGGKQVEGFTGLSLEYMRSPKFLKADGGYGRVIWMPKEIKESVLEFIPEELRDKIPTEEDANSIKEIRKFIREANHPVMDRIKQAKLEAAEEPEEMEEFELDEGEFGEPGMAPVMMAPEFAIPASGGVKIIFKNAKIYAEKVIIKRK; translated from the coding sequence ATGTTTGAAGATATACCTGTTGACGTAAGTCCTATGTACGAAGGTGAAAGGATAAGGGCTGCAAATATGTTCGTAGAACTTGCAGGTCCTAAATCTATCGGTGCAGAACTGGTTCAAGTTCAAGAAAGTGTTGAAGACGGAAAAGTTTCAGTTATTGGTCCTGAAATAAGCGAAATGACCCAAGGAGAAATATATCCTTTTGGATTAAAGATCGACATTCAGGGCGAAAAGCTAGAAAAAGAACTGGAAAGTGTAATTGAAAGAAGAGTGCACGAACTCTGTAACTATGTCAAGGGTTTCATGCACTTGAACCAGAGGGATCAAATCTGGTGTCGAATCAGTACAGAAGCGTTGGAAGCTGGATTTAAATTAGAACATCTGGCTAAAGCACTTTCAGTTTTATTTAAAGAAGAATTCCCAATTATTGAATCTATTGCCATTACCGTTCTTACGCAAGAAGCTGAAGTCTCAGATTTTTTGGAAATGGCCAAAGAACAATATACTATACGGGATGAAAGGGCCAGAGAACTTTCTGATGAGGATGTAGATGTTTTCTATGGATGTTTAATGTGCCAATCATTTGCTCCATCACACATGTGCGTAGTCACTCCTGACCGGACCGCACTTTGCGGCGCTATAAACTGGTTTGATTGTCGTGCCGCAGCAAAAATTGACCCAGAAGGACCAATATTTGAAATAGAAAAAGGTGAAGTTCTGGATGCTGAGAAAGGCGAGTATGTAAATGTTAATGCGGCCATTGCAGAAAAATCTCAGGGGATGACAGATAGAGTTTACATACACAGTGTATTTGGTTATCCTCATACATCTTGTGGTTGTTTCGAAGCGGTTGCTTTCTACATTCCTGAATTAGATGGTATTGGTCTGGTTAACCGTGACTTTAAAGGAGAAACTCCTCTGGGAATTCCGTTCTCTGCTATGGCAGGGCAGTGTTCTGGTGGAAAACAGGTAGAGGGGTTCACGGGATTAAGCCTGGAATATATGCGATCTCCTAAGTTTTTAAAAGCTGATGGTGGTTATGGTAGAGTTATATGGATGCCTAAAGAGATTAAAGAATCTGTTCTCGAATTCATACCTGAAGAACTTCGGGATAAAATACCTACGGAAGAAGATGCCAATAGCATTAAAGAAATCCGGAAATTTATCCGCGAAGCAAATCATCCAGTAATGGATCGAATCAAACAGGCCAAATTAGAAGCTGCTGAAGAACCTGAAGAGATGGAAGAATTTGAATTAGATGAAGGTGAATTTGGAGAACCTGGAATGGCTCCGGTAATGATGGCCCCAGAATTTGCTATTCCAGCATCCGGTGGAGTTAAAATAATCTTTAAAAACGCTAAAATATATGCTGAAAAGGTTATTATTAAAAGAAAATGA
- a CDS encoding CO dehydrogenase/acetyl-CoA synthase complex subunit epsilon — protein sequence MNERIIPWQPTVIAGPKQAMLVTPETAKMMLKKAKRPLFVIGPLVTGDPIMKLTMDIAEHWDLPIVTTGDAYKTFGDRGIKTTRYGVVEIVNLLKDPDWKGIKGEGQHDLVMFIGCIYYIASQGLSTLKHFAPHLKTLTICKFFHSNADASFPNMNDDEWLKYLEKMKSD from the coding sequence ATGAATGAGAGAATAATTCCCTGGCAACCCACAGTGATAGCGGGTCCTAAGCAGGCCATGCTAGTCACTCCAGAAACAGCAAAAATGATGCTTAAAAAAGCTAAAAGACCCCTATTTGTAATAGGTCCTCTGGTAACTGGCGATCCCATCATGAAATTGACAATGGATATTGCTGAGCACTGGGATCTACCTATAGTAACTACTGGTGACGCTTACAAAACATTTGGAGATAGGGGAATTAAAACTACACGATATGGTGTGGTGGAAATTGTTAATTTACTTAAAGATCCTGACTGGAAGGGTATAAAAGGAGAAGGCCAGCATGATCTGGTTATGTTTATCGGATGTATATATTATATTGCTTCCCAGGGATTATCTACCTTGAAACATTTTGCTCCTCATCTTAAAACTCTTACCATTTGCAAGTTTTTCCATTCTAATGCAGATGCGTCTTTTCCGAATATGAATGATGATGAATGGTTAAAATATCTGGAGAAAATGAAATCTGATTAA
- the cdhA gene encoding CO dehydrogenase/acetyl-CoA synthase complex subunit epsilon gives MAPKSTKPKDFKEDFWKSKDIKISIGDIVQDEVSGESGEPVEMGPTPKPHVTDLREWDMKLMDRYEPFYAPFCDMCCLCTYGKCDLTAGKKGACGIDIKAQQARMVLLACCIGAAAHSAHARHLLEHLIEKKGKDFPIDLGMNIDIEAPIIRTLIGKAPKTLGDLREAMDYMEEQNLHLLSACHTGQEGSSVDFESKALHAGLMDNLGKEIGDIAQIVALDMPKGDENAPLVEMGMGTVDRDKPIVLCIGHNVSSGAGVIDYVEEEGLEDNVEVCGICCAAIDITRYNQHAKVIGPISKQLKFIRSGVADVIVVDEQCIRTDVLEEAKKNQAKVIATTDKMCLGLPNLTDEDADKIVAQLINNQIEGALILDPDKVGEVATKVAMQIADDRGMLKLLPDMDEIQEMAKECTECGWCTRVCPNSIPMMEAVMGASEGDFSKMEALYDNDVCYTCGRCEQECERDIPIMSMMAKIGENKLKEQRFNMRAGRGPIQDVEIRKVGAPIVLGDIPGVIAFVGCTNYPEGAQDVAKMAKEFLERNYIVVTSGCGAMTVGEYRDEEGNTLYEKYSGDFDAKGLVNVGSCVSNAHIPGACIKIANIFAKKPLEGNFEEISDYILNRVGACGVAWGAYSQKAAAIATGINRWGIPVVLGPHGTKYRRLYLGRTDKEETWQLNDMRSGNVVNGEPAPEHLLYAAENREEATVEIAKLCIRPNDTSKGRQLKLNHYIDLHKKYFGTIPEDVYKFVRVQKDIPITYKKDVMDILEEKGWEPRAIPQEPSIRDFKEEPKKKANGK, from the coding sequence GTGGCACCTAAATCAACCAAACCTAAAGACTTTAAAGAGGATTTCTGGAAATCTAAAGATATTAAAATCTCCATTGGAGATATTGTTCAAGATGAAGTAAGTGGAGAATCTGGTGAGCCTGTAGAAATGGGACCAACTCCTAAACCTCATGTAACTGACCTTCGGGAATGGGACATGAAGTTAATGGATCGATATGAGCCATTTTACGCACCATTCTGTGATATGTGTTGCCTATGTACCTATGGTAAATGTGACTTAACTGCAGGTAAAAAGGGAGCATGTGGGATTGATATTAAAGCCCAACAGGCCCGAATGGTTTTACTTGCTTGCTGTATTGGTGCAGCAGCTCACTCGGCTCACGCCAGGCACTTATTAGAGCATCTTATTGAGAAAAAAGGTAAGGATTTCCCTATAGATCTGGGAATGAACATCGATATTGAAGCGCCGATAATAAGGACTCTAATTGGTAAAGCACCTAAAACTCTGGGTGATCTAAGAGAAGCCATGGATTACATGGAAGAGCAAAACTTACACTTACTGTCGGCTTGTCACACTGGTCAGGAAGGAAGTAGTGTAGATTTCGAATCAAAAGCTTTGCATGCGGGACTAATGGATAACTTAGGAAAAGAAATAGGGGATATTGCTCAAATAGTGGCCCTTGACATGCCTAAAGGGGATGAAAATGCTCCTCTGGTAGAAATGGGTATGGGAACTGTAGATAGGGACAAGCCAATTGTTTTATGTATTGGACACAATGTTTCCTCTGGAGCCGGAGTAATTGATTATGTGGAAGAAGAAGGCCTGGAAGACAACGTGGAAGTTTGCGGTATCTGTTGTGCGGCCATTGATATAACCCGTTACAACCAGCACGCAAAAGTCATAGGACCCATCTCCAAACAATTAAAATTTATTAGAAGTGGAGTTGCTGATGTTATTGTAGTGGACGAGCAGTGTATACGCACTGATGTATTAGAAGAAGCCAAGAAAAATCAGGCCAAGGTAATAGCTACCACGGATAAGATGTGTCTTGGTTTACCTAATCTTACTGATGAAGATGCTGATAAAATCGTTGCTCAGTTAATTAACAATCAAATTGAAGGGGCACTAATCCTTGATCCAGATAAAGTAGGTGAAGTAGCTACCAAGGTAGCTATGCAAATAGCGGATGATCGAGGAATGCTCAAATTACTTCCAGATATGGATGAAATCCAAGAAATGGCCAAAGAATGTACAGAATGTGGATGGTGTACTAGGGTTTGTCCTAACAGCATACCTATGATGGAAGCTGTAATGGGGGCCAGTGAAGGTGATTTCTCCAAAATGGAAGCATTATATGATAACGACGTATGTTACACTTGTGGTAGATGCGAGCAGGAATGTGAACGTGATATTCCGATAATGTCCATGATGGCTAAAATAGGGGAAAACAAGCTCAAGGAACAAAGATTTAATATGCGGGCAGGAAGAGGCCCAATTCAAGACGTTGAAATACGAAAAGTTGGTGCTCCTATTGTTCTAGGAGATATTCCTGGTGTAATAGCCTTTGTTGGATGTACTAACTATCCTGAAGGGGCCCAAGATGTGGCCAAAATGGCCAAAGAGTTCCTGGAACGTAATTACATAGTGGTTACCAGTGGGTGTGGGGCCATGACTGTGGGTGAATACCGAGATGAAGAAGGAAACACCCTTTATGAAAAATACAGTGGTGATTTCGATGCCAAGGGTCTGGTAAATGTAGGTTCCTGTGTTTCTAATGCCCACATACCTGGAGCATGTATAAAAATTGCCAACATATTCGCCAAAAAACCTCTGGAAGGAAACTTTGAGGAAATTTCTGATTACATCTTAAATAGAGTAGGGGCATGTGGAGTGGCTTGGGGAGCTTATTCCCAAAAAGCTGCAGCCATTGCAACTGGAATTAATCGTTGGGGAATACCAGTCGTATTAGGACCACATGGAACTAAATACCGAAGACTTTACTTGGGAAGAACTGACAAGGAAGAAACCTGGCAGTTAAATGACATGCGATCTGGAAATGTGGTTAATGGTGAACCAGCTCCTGAACATCTTCTATATGCTGCAGAAAACCGGGAGGAAGCTACAGTTGAAATTGCAAAGCTTTGCATAAGGCCTAATGATACTTCAAAAGGAAGGCAACTCAAGTTGAACCACTACATAGATCTTCATAAGAAGTACTTTGGAACCATTCCAGAAGACGTTTATAAGTTTGTCAGAGTCCAAAAAGACATACCTATAACTTATAAAAAAGATGTAATGGATATTTTAGAAGAAAAAGGATGGGAACCACGAGCAATTCCTCAAGAACCATCCATCAGAGATTTCAAAGAAGAACCAAAGAAAAAAGCTAATGGAAAATAG
- a CDS encoding cobalamin biosynthesis protein CbiM has protein sequence MHIPDGFLPLGQAAIYYIITIIALYFALNWAKENLDEKRVPLMAVLAAFIFAIQAMNIPIPWGTSGHMLGAALVAIVFGSPWAAVLVLAVVLTVQGFFFGDGGITALGANILDMGVIAGFTGYGVFKALQKLNLWVAIFLAGWASIFVAAIAVAIEMAIAGTFPANLGLFFMGLYHAVIGIAEGAITVVAILAIQRVRPDLLPWNKPKTENEVGK, from the coding sequence TTGCATATACCTGATGGTTTCTTGCCTTTAGGGCAAGCAGCTATATATTATATAATTACAATAATTGCATTGTACTTTGCTCTCAACTGGGCAAAAGAAAATCTTGATGAAAAACGTGTACCATTGATGGCAGTTTTAGCAGCATTTATATTTGCTATACAAGCAATGAATATCCCTATACCTTGGGGAACAAGTGGACATATGTTAGGAGCCGCCCTGGTGGCCATAGTATTTGGTAGTCCCTGGGCTGCAGTCCTTGTTCTAGCAGTAGTACTGACTGTGCAAGGATTTTTCTTTGGAGATGGAGGAATTACTGCTTTAGGTGCTAATATCCTTGATATGGGAGTTATTGCAGGATTTACTGGATACGGAGTATTCAAAGCCCTACAAAAATTAAATTTATGGGTGGCAATATTTTTAGCAGGATGGGCATCCATATTTGTCGCAGCTATAGCCGTGGCAATAGAAATGGCAATAGCCGGAACCTTCCCCGCAAACTTAGGTTTATTCTTCATGGGCCTCTATCACGCGGTGATAGGTATTGCAGAAGGAGCAATAACTGTAGTAGCAATTTTAGCAATTCAAAGAGTTAGACCAGATTTACTCCCCTGGAATAAACCTAAAACAGAAAACGAGGTGGGAAAATGA